A section of the Primulina eburnea isolate SZY01 chromosome 1, ASM2296580v1, whole genome shotgun sequence genome encodes:
- the LOC140836415 gene encoding uncharacterized protein translates to MDSLLANYASSDEEEQKQHSKALVSKSEAEEEQDFPSKSTSRPGGIFSSLPPPKSSLFNSLPPSKSQSFPNPEPRTNYVQQDEQIDDQVRENSKPKASSSSLFSSLPTPKSSTSASSSATSKKVVQFRPPPMINPFSSGVSDEDEDEDEEERQRKKSKASLCTSSAMSFLSSMPAPKNTATLGAMPSALGSGRRCIIESEARDSTESVTGSDKVVSSNVGFVNDQSDEMNYDSSSWSLGSESTTNYSAIESFHGENAASAVVSNVMENDGGGVISNLGSSEVKSDELNYDYSGRISGTESYYNHHNGGQFVSVGPEAVDYLNGDEDHLDYPNYAAGYGNYSNNPQNENTWADTSIMIAFPEASGGVENALNVYGKRGRRDAPQDIVEVKQDELMKNRPREDQTKMTGIAFGPAYQPTSTKGKPSKLHKRKHQIGSLLFDMKQKEMELAERRSKGYATKSQTQAKYGW, encoded by the exons ATGGATTCATTGTTGGCAAATTACGCCTCCTCTGATGAAGAAGAACAGAAGCAGCACTCGAAAGCACTTGTATCGAAGTCCGAAGCTGAAGAAGAACAAGATTTCCCCTCAAAGTCCACTTCGAGACCCGGTGGGATTTTCAGTTCTCTCCCGCCCCCAAAATCATCTCTTTTCAATTCATTGCCCCCTTCAAAATCCCAATCGTTCCCTAACCCCGAGCCCCGAACGAATTATGTGCAACAAGATGAACAAATTGATGATCAGGTTAGAGAAAATTCAAAGCCGAAGGCATCATCTTCATCGCTGTTCTCGTCCCTTCCTACGCCTAAATCATCGACTTCCGCTTCTTCTTCAGCTACCTCCAAAAAGGTTGTTCAATTTAGGCCTCCCCCAATGATAAATCCGTTTTCTTCTGGCGTTAGTGACGAGGACGAGGATGAGGATGAAGAGGAAAGACAAAGGAAAAAGTCAAAAGCATCATTATGTACCTCCTCTGCAATGTCATTTTTATCAAGTATGCCCGCACCTAAGAACACCGCCACTTTGGGCGCCATGCCTTCTGCTTTGGGTTCTGGCAGGAGATGCATAATTGAATCTGAAGCTCGAGATTCTACTGAGAGTGTGACTGGAAGTGATAAGGTTGTAAGTTCAAATGTCGGATTTGTCAATGATCAATCGGATGAGATGAATTATGATAGTTCTAGTTGGAGTTTAGGAAGTGAAAGTACAACAAATTACAGTGCAATCGAATCTTTCCATGGTGAAAATGCTGCTTCAGCTGTTGTGAGTAACGTTATGGAGAATGATGGCGGCGGTGTGATTTCCAATTTGGGATCCTCCGAGGTTAAATCTGATGAGTTGAATTATGATTATTCTGGTAGGATTTCAGGAACTGAAAGCTATTATAATCATCATAATGGAGGACAATTTGTTAGTGTTGGCCCTGAGGCTGTTGATTATTTGAACGGGGATGAGGATCATTTGGATTACCCGAATTATGCTGCGGGTTATGGGAATTATAGTAACAATCCACAGAATGAGAATACTTGGGCTGATACTTCAATTATGATTGCATTTCCTGAGGCATCTGGGGGGGTTGAGAATGCCCTTAATGTTTATGGAAAGAGGGGTAGGAGAGATGCTCCACAAGATATAGTTGAGGTGAAGCAGGACGAGTTGATGAAAAATCGACCAAGGGAAGACCAGACGAAAATGACTGGGATTGCATTTGGCCCTGCATATCAG CCCACATCAACCAAGGGTAAGCCTTCAAAGTTGCACAAGAGGAAGCACCAGATTGGGTCTTTGCTTTTTGACATGAAACAAAAAGAGATGGAGTTGGCTGAACGACGCTCTAAAGGATACGCTACTAAATCTCAGACGCAAGCGAAATACGGTTGGTGA
- the LOC140836421 gene encoding FRIGIDA-like protein 3 has product MEDNISVATLVDSTASKIQQLQKAFAELESHRAITLNLKWKQLEEHFSGLQKSLKRRFTELEDHEKEFETKIVESRDMLEKRKAAIVAKEQDSLERLQEKRDAAVLAILTAMENNGKPFSVDSGATSKQNLAKVPVMEKQMPDPIVVESEFARVKKPFQNMHVEVKSYPELVSFCQQMNSEGLHKFISDNRKNLATLREEIPMALRAAADPASLVLDSLKGFYGMETSNSDARKDSNLLGLRRTCIMLMECLSNLVVNLDVHSLSGIISENVKERARAIAEDWKPKLDHLDVDANNGNSLEAHAFLQLLASFGINSDFDEEILTKLIPMVSRRRQTAELCRYLGLSDKMPGVIDVLVKNGRQIDAVNLAFAFELTNQFSPISLLKSYLSEVKKVSAAAKPGNMSPTASTQTDANEKELAALKAVIKCIEDHKLEEQFPVDPLQKQVLEIEKAKADKKRATEVAKPQPKRPRANAGGYAPRVANAAADKNFYGRMTDRYAPPYIYERPYAYPGPNDHHVPTFLGTASYNFSHNHGNFFGNAYQYQPAYLH; this is encoded by the exons ATGGAAGACAACATATCAGTTGCCACACTGGTGGACTCCACCGCCTCTAAAATACAACAACTTCAGAAAGCATTTGCTGAACTTGAAAGCCACCGTGCTATTACTCTCAATTTGAAATGGAAACAGCTTGAAGAGCATTTTAGCGGGCTTCAGAAGTCCTTGAAAAGACGATTCACCGAACTTGAAGATCATGAAAAGGAGTTTGAAACCAAAATAGTTGAATCAAGAGATATGTTGGAGAAGCGTAAAGCAGCTATTGTGGCTAAAGAGCAAGATTCTCTTGAGAGGCTTCAAGAAAAGCGAGATGCCGCTGTCTTGGCTATTCTGACTGCAATGGAGAATAACGGAAAGCCATTTTCTGTGGATTCAGGTGCCACAAGTAAACAGAACCTAGCCAAAGTACCTGTCATGGAGAAACAAATGCCTGATCCCATTGTTGTAGAGAGTGAATTTGCTAGGGTGAAAAAACCTTTTCAAAATATGCATGTAGAGGTGAAGTCTTATCCAGAGTTGGTGAGTTTTTGCCAACAGATGAACTCAGAAGGACTACACAAATTTATATCAGACAACCGCAAAAATCTTGCTACGTTAAGGGAGGAAATTCCTATGGCATTGAGGGCTGCAGCTGACCCTGCTTCCCTGGTTCTGGATTCGCTGAAAGGTTTCTATGGCATGGAAACTTCAAATTCAGATGCTCGGAAAGATTCAAATCTCTTAGGACTTCGCAGGACCTGTATCATGCTGATGGAATGCCTTAGCAACTTAGTTGTAAATCTTGATGTTCACTCTCTATCAGGAATTATCTCAGAAAATGTGAAGGAACGAGCAAGAGCGATTGCTGAAGATTGGAAACCAAAGTTAGATCATCTCGATGTTGATGCCAACAATGGAAATTCGTTAGAGGCGCATGCATTTCTGCAGCTTCTGGCTTCTTTTGGTATTAATTCAGATTTTGATGAGGAAATCTTGACCAAACTAATTCCCATGGTATCTCGCCGTCGGCAGACAGCTGAATTATGCCGTTACCTTGGGTTGTCAGATAAAATGCCAG GCGTGATTGATGTGCTGGTGAAGAATGGAAGGCAGATCGATGCTGTCAATCTAGCATTTGCTTTTGAGCTTACCAATCAGTTTTCACCAATTTCATTGCTGAAATCCTACTTGTCTGAGGTGAAAAAAGTGTCTGCAGCTGCCAAACCTGGAAATATGTCACCTACTGCTTCTACACAG ACTGATGCAAATGAGAAAGAGCTCGCTGCACTTAAAGCTGTGATCAAGTGCATTGAAGATCACAAGCTTGAGGAACAATTCCCAGTGGATCCACTCCAGAAACAAGTTCTTGAAATCGAGAAAGCAAAGGCTGACAAGAAAAGAGCTACAGAAGTTGCGAAACCACAACCCAAAAGACCTCGTGCCAATGCTGGTGGATATGCACCACGAGTCGCTAATGCGGCTGCTGACAAGAACTTCTACGGGAGAATGACTGACAGGTATGCACCCCCATACATCTATGAAAGGCCATATGCTTACCCTGGACCAAACGATCACCATGTTCCGACATTTCTTGGTACGGCCAGTTATAACTTCTCTCATAACCATGGAAACTTCTTTGGCAACGCTTACCAGTATCAGCCTGCTTATCTGCACTAA